From the Musa acuminata AAA Group cultivar baxijiao chromosome BXJ1-2, Cavendish_Baxijiao_AAA, whole genome shotgun sequence genome, one window contains:
- the LOC103973791 gene encoding flavonoid 3',5'-hydroxylase 2, with amino-acid sequence MALDIVLVAGILLSVLVHLLLRRRLQSIRRLPLPPGPAGIPILGSLPQIGPMPHASLASLAVRYGPIMYLKMGTGGVVVASSASSASSFLKGLDLQFANRPFAISRKDVTYDCQNFVFANYGPRWKLFRKLCNLHFLGSKALADWAPIRRDEIGRVLRSMLESSRNSRPVAVAVSEALVCANANIIGQVLLSRRVFESQGEESNQFKDAITELLTWSGKFNIGDFVPAIAWMDVQGVQRHMRQLHIKIDALITALLAEHEATAHERKGRPDVVDLVMANRVDADGVSLSDVNIKAFISDMFIAGTDTSSVIIEWALAEMLRKPTILQRAQDEMDRVIGKTRRLEESDIPNLPFLRAISKEVLRLHPSTPLSLPHYTPEACEVDGYYIPKGTRLLVNIWAIGRDPNVWEDPLEFKPERFLSGRNANIEPLGHDFELIPFGAGRRICVGMHAGLLMVQYVLGTLVHSFNWKLVDDIQVLDMEEKFGLVLPKKVSLKAIVSPRLVGSAYM; translated from the exons ATGGCTCTCGATATTGTTCTCGTCGCCGGCATCCTCTTGAGCGTCCTTGTCCACCTTCTCCTCCGCCGCAGACTCCAATCCATCCGCCGGCTCCCGCTCCCTCCTGGTCCAGCGGGCATCCCAATCCTCGGCTCGCTACCGCAGATCGGCCCCATGCCCCACGCCTCGCTCGCTAGCCTCGCCGTACGTTACGGCCCCATTATGTACCTCAAGATGGGCACCGGAGGGGTCGTGGTCGCCTCCTCCGCCAGTTCTGCCAGCTCCTTTCTCAAGGGCCTCGACCTTCAGTTCGCCAACCGCCCCTTCGCCATCAGCCGGAAGGACGTCACCTACGACTGCCAGAACTTCGTGTTCGCCAACTACGGGCCTCGCTGGAAGCTCTTCCGCAAGCTCTGTAACCTCCACTTCCTAGGCAGCAAGGCGCTGGCCGACTGGGCACCGATTCGCCGCGACGAGATCGGTCGCGTCCTCCGCTCCATGCTCGAGTCGAGCCGGAACTCGCggccggtggcggtggcggtgtcgGAGGCACTGGTGTGCGCCAACGCCAACATCATCGGGCAGGTGCTGCTTTCGCGGCGGGTGTTCGAATCGCAGGGGGAGGAGTCGAACCAGTTCAAGGACGCGATCACGGAGCTGCTGACGTGGTCGGGGAAGTTCAACATCGGCGACTTCGTGCCGGCGATCGCGTGGATGGACGTGCAGGGGGTGCAGCGGCACATGCGTCAGCTGCATATCAAGATAGACGCTCTGATCACGGCTCTCTTGGCGGAGCACGAGGCGACGGCGCACGAGCGCAAGGGGAGGCCGGACGTGGTGGATCTTGTGATGGCCAACAGAGTGGACGCCGATGGCGTGTCGCTTTCTGACGTCAACATCAAGGCCTTTATCTCT GATATGTTTATCGCCGGAACTGATACATCCTCCGTCATAATCGAGTGGGCGCTCGCAGAAATGCTAAGGAAGCCAACCATCCTGCAGCGAGCTCAAGATGAGATGGACAGAGTAATCGGGAAGACCCGTAGGCTTGAAGAGTCTGACATACCAAATCTTCCCTTCCTACGGGCCATATCCAAAGAGGTGTTACGATTGCACCCTTCGACGCCGCTGAGCCTTCCACACTACACGCCCGAAGCATGTGAGGTGGACGGCTACTACATCCCCAAAGGCACACGTCTTCTGGTCAACATATGGGCCATCGGAAGAGATCCCAATGTGTGGGAAGATCCACTGGAGTTTAAACCAGAGAGGTTCTTGAGCGGTAGGAACGCCAACATCGAGCCACTGGGTCACGACTTCGAGTTGATTCCATTCGGTGCTGGGCGAAGGATCTGCGTGGGGATGCATGCAGGACTGCTCATGGTACAGTACGTGCTGGGGACTTTGGTGCACTCGTTCAACTGGAAGCTTGTCGATGACATCCAAGTGCTGGACATGGAGGAGAAGTTTGGGTTGGTGCTCCCAAAGAAGGTGTCCCTTAAGGCGATAGTTAGCCCACGCCTCGTGGGAAGTGCCTATATGTGA